In the genome of Candidatus Bathyarchaeia archaeon, the window AAATAGGCGAAATGACCGTTGTTAATACGGATCTTAATTCGGTTAAAGAAGTTGGCGATGTGGATTTAGTTTTCTCCGCTTTACCCGGCGATATAGCTGGACCAATCGAGGAGAAATTTGCTATGGAGTTTCCGGTGATCAGCAAAGCGGCAGCTCATAGAATGGATGAGGATGTCCCGCTTCTAATACCCGAAGTTAACCCCGAACAGCTTGAGCTTATACCTATTCAGAGGCGGCGGAGGGGTTGGAGCGGCTTCATATCAACAGACCCTAACTGTTCAACTATACAGTTAGCTTTAACCCTAAAGCCCTTAATGAAATTCGGTTTAAAGAGAGTTATCGTCGTAACAATGCAGGCTTTAAGTGGAGCAGGCTACCCAGGCGTGCCTTCTCTCGACATAATTGATAACATTATTCCCTATATCGCTAAGGAGGAAGAGAAGATTGAAAATGAGACTAAAAAGATCCTTGGGACGTTTGACGGTGAGAGGGTTAGACCCGCTAATGTAATTGTAAGCGCCAGCTGTAATAGGGTTAACGTTAAAGATGGTCATTTAGAAGCTATATGCGTTGATTTAGAAGATAAGCCGACAGTAGAGGAGGTTAAGGAGGCTTTCAGAAACTTTATTGGCGAGCCGCAGAGGCTTAAGCTTCCAACAGCCCCCGAAAGACCAATAGTTGTTAAAGATGAGATAGATAGGCCGCAGCCCAGGCTAGACAGAGACGCTGGCAAAGGAATGAGCGTTACTGTCGGACGGATACGCAGCGACCCGATCATGTCAGTAAAGTACCTTTGCTTAGGCCATAATACTATTAGAGGGGCAGCCGGCGCTGGAATATTGAGTGCGGAGTTAATGGTTGCTAAAGGATACGTTTAGCGAAATTGTCCCTCTAGGGTGTAAGCCCGTGTTTCTCCCACATAGATTTCTTGAGAATAGAGGGGGAATACTCTACATAGACGGCGTATCAGCTACAGAACTTGCAGATAATTTCGATACTCCACTGTATGTACTGATCGAAAATCGTATACGTGAGAATTTCCGAGAACTAAAAAACGCGCTACTCAAGTATTACAATAAAATTAGAATTTATTACTCCGCTAAAGCTAACACCAGCTTGGCTGTTCTAAAGATTCTTAATAATGAAGGCGCTCACTTGGATGCTGTAAGCCCCGGAGAAGTCTTTTTAGCGCTTAAAGCCGGCTTTAAACCGGAGAAGATTCTCTTCACGGGAACAAGCGTTAGGGACGACGAGATTAAGTTTCTCATAGATTCGTGGGTTATAATTAACATCGACTCCTTATCTCAATTAAGGAGACTTCTTAAGGTTAATGTTCCGGAAGTATTATCCTTTAGGGTTAACCCGGAAATCGGAGCTGGGCATCATGAGCATGTAATTACAGCTGGTAGAAACTCAAAATTCGGCATCTGGGAAGCAGATATCCTTGAAGCATATAGGATGGCACTTAATGCGGGTGTAAAACGCTTCGGCATACATATGCATATAGGATCCGGAATACTAAACGTTGAACCATTCTTATTAGCCGCTGAGAAACTGCTGAAGATAGCTGGTCAAATTTGTAGGAGCCTCAATATAACATTTGAATTCATAGATTTCGGCGGCGGGTTAGGTGTACCATATAGGCCTGGAGAAAAACCTTTGGATGTAGAAATGTTTGCGGATAAGATGCTTTACCTATTTAAGAGCAAGGTTAAGGAATACGATCTTGGAGAACCATTCTTTTGTGTTGAGCCGGGCCGTTACATAGTTTGTGATGCAGGCATACTTCTAACTAGGGTTAACACGATTAAAGTCACACCATTTAAGAAGTTTGTTGGGGTTGACGCTGGATTCAACATACTGATTAGGCCGGCCATGTATGGCGCATATCATCATGTGATCGTCGCAAATAAGATCAGTGAAGACGGAAAGGAAGTTTATGATGTAGCTGGGCCTCTCTGCGAATCCGGCGATATATTAGCTAGAGATAGACTTCTCCCAGAAGTTCATGAGGGGGATTTGCTTGCGATATTAAACGCTGGAGCATATGGTTTCGTGATGAGTTCGCAGTATAATTCTAGGCCAAGGTGCGCTGAAGTTTTAGTTAAAGATGGAAAATATACCATAATAAGGGAAAGAGAGAGCCTTGAAGATTTGCTAAAGGGACAGCGGATACCTGAGTGGCTAAAATAATATGTTCTAGGAAGAAAGAAGATCATCTATAACACTGCATGCCGTCTCTACGAGTTTTTTACCAGCATCCCGCTCAACAATACATACAGGAAGGTTTGTCTCATATCCTCCTTCTTCAAAGGCCTCCTCTGTTGGTATATATCCGAGCATGTCGTTAGAGCATCCGACAACCATAGTTACATCAGCTTTAGAATAAGATTTAATCGCTAGACCTAGATCTACAAATACTTCACCCGGCAATAAAACCGCTATAAAACTTCCAATCCTAAACCCTTGGACCTCTACGTCGGTAAAGCCGTATGGAAACATGGTGCGGATAAGCTTAAGGGACTTAGCCGTCAATAATTTAAACTTAATTTCCTCAGTTTCTTTGCCACTTGCTTCTTTAAGCTTGGCTCTAAGCGTAGCTATCTCTTCTTCAGTAATCTCAGGAATGGACTTAAGTTTAAGTCGAACTTTCCTGTAAGCGAAAGATAATGTTAAATCGTCTCGACATTCAACGGAATTCAGGATTTTTACGGCTTCTCCACCTATAGATCTACCCATATGAACAGCGTCTTCAAAGCGCCCCATGCTTCTATCATAAACCCTATCAATTCTTGTTCTAGGAGTTAGAGGGTTTATATCTCCAAACGCTCCATTAAGGAACAGACATACGCCGCCCTCAATGTTTTCGACAGTTCTAGAGACGTAGCCCGGATAATCACCAGAGATCATGAAGTTGTTCGCGCCTAAAACAACTGCGTGACAGGTATAGTTTACTAGGGCGGATATAAGTCTACCCTCATAATCCTCAAATCTAAGGGCTGCAAGATGCTCATCCCGCGTGCCCGTGATGGGTCTTCTCCTATTGATCGTCCACCCTTTAACTTCACCCTTCCCGTAGCCAGCTTTAGCCTTTCTCCTAGAATTGAAAGCTCTAATAACACCGGAGGATACTAGGCCGGGTAGAAGATTAAGGTATTCCTCAAGAAAGAGGTATTGTGATGCTGTGTGAAAACCTACTATCGATGGACCTGAATGGTTGTGAACCGCCGTAACTACTACAGACTCCTTTGGAAAGCTAATTTCTTTCGATATTACTTCCCTAACTTTTTCAGTTAAATTTCTAGTTGCATAAAGAAGATCCATGGAGACTAGCGCTAAATTATGTTCCCCGTTGCTAATGGTTAAACATCTAGCGTATAAATGGTCGTGGACTCCCTGAGACGGCTTATCTCTAGACGCGTAACCATCCATTGGGACTCCTATGGGTGGAGTGATTCTAACTTTAGATGCGCCTGCCTCTAACATGAAATAATTATTTATGTATTTACATGATATATGAGCCTAATGGAAAGCATCTAAGATTTTAGACGTTTAACGGCGGGAGACTTCGTCTATTATTTTTGGAACTATTTTCACTCTCTGTATGCTGGCTGGTGGCGGTAGCTCATCTGAGATCCCTAGTATCAGCCTATCTCGAAATCTTATTATTATCTCCTTCACAAATTCTTTAAATTTGTCTTCGCTCACCGCTTCCTCTATAAAGTATATGTACGGTATTCCATCCAATATCACCATTTCATCGCCCAGAAAATCTTCTATATCTTTAAGGGTCATGTCTCCCACTGGTTTGACTGTTAACGCCTCAACTCCGTCTAAACTTGACTCCCTCAAAAGTTGCAGTAAAGGCTTAGCATAACCATCAACATGTATATGCACATATTTGCCTTTCTTATGTAAGTAGTCAGCTCTTTCCCTATAGTATGGGAGACAGTACCTCTCAAATATTTTCGGAGGAGTCATTCTAACATCTATGTTCTCACCTAAGTTAAAGATTTTAATTGGAGTATCAGCCATAACCTCATAAAAAATATCAT includes:
- the asd gene encoding aspartate-semialdehyde dehydrogenase — protein: MRLKRKSVAILAATGAVGQRFVQLLENHPWFEVTVLAASERSAGKKYKDACVWRMETDMPKEIGEMTVVNTDLNSVKEVGDVDLVFSALPGDIAGPIEEKFAMEFPVISKAAAHRMDEDVPLLIPEVNPEQLELIPIQRRRRGWSGFISTDPNCSTIQLALTLKPLMKFGLKRVIVVTMQALSGAGYPGVPSLDIIDNIIPYIAKEEEKIENETKKILGTFDGERVRPANVIVSASCNRVNVKDGHLEAICVDLEDKPTVEEVKEAFRNFIGEPQRLKLPTAPERPIVVKDEIDRPQPRLDRDAGKGMSVTVGRIRSDPIMSVKYLCLGHNTIRGAAGAGILSAELMVAKGYV
- the lysA gene encoding diaminopimelate decarboxylase, which produces MLYIDGVSATELADNFDTPLYVLIENRIRENFRELKNALLKYYNKIRIYYSAKANTSLAVLKILNNEGAHLDAVSPGEVFLALKAGFKPEKILFTGTSVRDDEIKFLIDSWVIINIDSLSQLRRLLKVNVPEVLSFRVNPEIGAGHHEHVITAGRNSKFGIWEADILEAYRMALNAGVKRFGIHMHIGSGILNVEPFLLAAEKLLKIAGQICRSLNITFEFIDFGGGLGVPYRPGEKPLDVEMFADKMLYLFKSKVKEYDLGEPFFCVEPGRYIVCDAGILLTRVNTIKVTPFKKFVGVDAGFNILIRPAMYGAYHHVIVANKISEDGKEVYDVAGPLCESGDILARDRLLPEVHEGDLLAILNAGAYGFVMSSQYNSRPRCAEVLVKDGKYTIIRERESLEDLLKGQRIPEWLK
- a CDS encoding neutral/alkaline non-lysosomal ceramidase N-terminal domain-containing protein yields the protein MLEAGASKVRITPPIGVPMDGYASRDKPSQGVHDHLYARCLTISNGEHNLALVSMDLLYATRNLTEKVREVISKEISFPKESVVVTAVHNHSGPSIVGFHTASQYLFLEEYLNLLPGLVSSGVIRAFNSRRKAKAGYGKGEVKGWTINRRRPITGTRDEHLAALRFEDYEGRLISALVNYTCHAVVLGANNFMISGDYPGYVSRTVENIEGGVCLFLNGAFGDINPLTPRTRIDRVYDRSMGRFEDAVHMGRSIGGEAVKILNSVECRDDLTLSFAYRKVRLKLKSIPEITEEEIATLRAKLKEASGKETEEIKFKLLTAKSLKLIRTMFPYGFTDVEVQGFRIGSFIAVLLPGEVFVDLGLAIKSYSKADVTMVVGCSNDMLGYIPTEEAFEEGGYETNLPVCIVERDAGKKLVETACSVIDDLLSS